A genomic segment from Nicotiana sylvestris chromosome 1, ASM39365v2, whole genome shotgun sequence encodes:
- the LOC104221297 gene encoding glyoxylase I 4-like, whose amino-acid sequence MGKEIVKAELGEETNFNWPSDSSSTTSSSSDNEETRMPLLALNHVSYVCKSVPTSVQFYEQVLGFVLIQRPSSFDFEGAWLFNHGIGIHLLGKEDAESKKGKINPKDNHISFQCSDMDLSIQRLDEMKIEYVTATVKEGGVTVDQLFFHDPDGNMIEICNCQNIPILPLSSCPLKKFNKYPTFNQTMPNSFHGNGTSKMNCLGEMEYLMLENLAMNMIDISF is encoded by the exons ATGGGAAAAGAGATAGTGAAAGCAGAATTAGGTGAGGAGACAAATTTCAACTGGCCATCAGATTCATCGTCAACGACATCATCCTCATCTGATAATGAGGAAACAAGGATGCCTTTGTTAGCACTGAACCATGTTTCCTATGTCTGCAAGTCTGTTCCTACAAGTGTCCAATTCTATGAGCAAGTTCTTGGTTTTGTTCTAATCCAGAGGCCCTCTTCCTTCGACTTTGAAGGAGCTTG GTTGTTCAACCACGGGATTGGAATACATTTACTAGGAAAAGAAGATGCAGAGTCAAAGAAGGGAAAGATAAACCCAAAAGATAACCACATTTCATTCCAATGTTCGGATATGGACCTCAGTATTCAAAGATTGGATGAAATGAAGATTGAGTATGTTACAGCAACTGTAAAAGAAGGTGGAGTCACTGTGGATCAACTCTTCTTCCACGACCCAGATGGAAACATGATTGAGATATGCAATTGTCAAAATATACCAATTCTTCCACTTTCCTCTTGTCCTCTCAAGAAGTTCAACAAATATCCAACTTTCAACCAAACCATGCCTAATTCTTTTCACG GGAATGGAACCAGTAAGATGAATTGCTTAGGAGAAATGGAATATCTGATGTTGGAGAACTTAGCCATGAATATGATTGACATTTCATTTTGA